In Oryza sativa Japonica Group chromosome 2, ASM3414082v1, the following are encoded in one genomic region:
- the LOC136355193 gene encoding cyclin-B1-2 isoform X2, with product MASGGVVKKEIGGNHDVVRFGVNDSVKGDLAPPHPLQASVHKEAKFWADKKRFGAEAIYGSAFNIRKDLDAQILSKFQRPPGALPSSMLGYEALTGSLDDFGFEDYLN from the exons atggcgagcggcggcgtggtgaaGAAGGAGATCGGCGGGAACCACGACGTCGTCCGCTTCGGCGTCAACGACAGCGTCAAGGGggacctcgcgccgccgcacccgctCCAGGCCAGCGTCCACaag gAGGCCAAGTTCTGGGCGGACAAGAAGAGGTTCGGCGCGGAAGCCATCTACGGATCCGCCTTCAACATCCGCAAGGATCTTGATGCCCAAATCCTCTCCAA GTTCCAAAGGCCCCCTGGTGCATTGCCGTCATCTATGCTAGGATATGAGGCACTGACTGGTTCCTTAGATGATTTTGGGTTTGAAGATTATCTTAACT aa
- the LOC9272423 gene encoding cyclin-B1-2-like encodes MQQVQRRELQLVAVSAMLIDCKYEEIWAPEVNDFIFISDSAYTREQILAMEKGILNKLQWNLTIPTPYVFIMMLSASADNKSDKEYGLVAYASAVYAARPNPRHFYI; translated from the exons ATGCAGCAAGTGCAGCGGAGGGAGCTGCAACTGGTCGCCGTTTCTGCCATGCTGATAGATTGCAAGTACGAGGAGATTTGGGCCCCAGAG GTGAACGACTTCATCTTCATATCAGATAGTGCATACACTAGGGAACAGATTCTTGCAATGGAGAAGGGGATTCTGAATAAGCTTCAGTGGAATCTCACCATTCCTACACCATATGTCTTCATTATGATGCTATCTGCGTCTGCAGATAACAAAAGTGACAAGGAG TACGGGCTGGTGGCATATGCCTCTGCTGTCTATGCAGCCAGGCCCAATCCTCGTCATTTCTATATATGA